A stretch of DNA from Phycisphaerales bacterium:
AATCAAATGGGGCCCTTGCCCAGAATAAGCAACGGTCACATGTACAAAGTGGTCAGGTCGTTTCGCTACTTCATAATAAACGGATTTGAAATCTCTTCTGCAGTTGAGATCCAAACCGTTTTGGTTTGAAGATAGTTGCGAATCGCTTCCTGGCCACTTTCGCGTCCCAGGCCTGATTCTTTGTAACCACCAAACGGCGCCATAAAGCTCAAGGCTCGGTACATATTGACCCAAACGGTACCTGCTTGAATACGCTTTGAAACTTCAAGAGCGCGGCGCATCGATTGTGTCCAGATGCCTGCAGCCAAACCAAAGACAACATCGTTGCCAATGGCGATGGCTTCTTCTTCATCTTTGAAAGGAATCACCGAAAGCACTGGGCCGAAGATCTCTTCTTGGGCGATACGCATGTCATTGCGAACACCGGTGTAGATGGTCGGTTCAACAAACCAGCCATCGCCGCATTCGGGTCGTGTGGCTTTGCCGCCGCCAAGTTCACAGGTGACGCCTTCTTCTTTGGCGATATCCAGGTAGCTGAGCACCTTCTCATATTGAGGATGGGTGGTGACGGGACCAACTTGGGTGGTCATCTCCATGGGATTGCCCATCTGGGCGGTCTTAGCCAAGGCCACGAGTTTCTCGACAAACTGATCATGGATTGACTCTTGCACCAGCAAGCGCGAGCCAGCGATACAGGTTTGCCCAGTCGCTGCAAAGATGCCAGAGATGGCGCCTTTGACGGCGTTGTCCATATCTGCATCATCGAAAACAATGTTGGGTGACTTGCCACCGAGTTCCAGTGTTACGCGCTTAAGCGAGTCAGCGGCGGTGCTGTAGACATGGCGACCGCTTGCCGAGCCGCCAGTGAAGGCGACCTTGGCGACATCAGGGTGAGAGATCAATGCTTCACCGACCTCTTTGCCAAAGCCTGTCACGACGTTGACGACACCTGGTGGAAAACCAGCCTTTTCAAAGAGCTCGATGAACTTCAACGCAGAGGCGCTGGTGAACTCAGAGGGTTTGATGACGACTGTATTGCCTGCGGCCAGTGCGGGGGCGAGCTTGAAGCTCGTCAGGAACAGGGGCGAGTTCCAGGGC
This window harbors:
- a CDS encoding aldehyde dehydrogenase; the protein is MADLPKADHYINGKWVKPNSGEYFETVNPYTAKPWMHIARGNPNDADQAVAAAKKALHNPDWAGLTATQRGALLRKLGDVIAEHADELARIEVQDNGKLFAEMSMQLKYIPQWYYYFGGLADKIEGAVLPIDKAETFTFTRHEPLGVCVSIVPWNSPLFLTSFKLAPALAAGNTVVIKPSEFTSASALKFIELFEKAGFPPGVVNVVTGFGKEVGEALISHPDVAKVAFTGGSASGRHVYSTAADSLKRVTLELGGKSPNIVFDDADMDNAVKGAISGIFAATGQTCIAGSRLLVQESIHDQFVEKLVALAKTAQMGNPMEMTTQVGPVTTHPQYEKVLSYLDIAKEEGVTCELGGGKATRPECGDGWFVEPTIYTGVRNDMRIAQEEIFGPVLSVIPFKDEEEAIAIGNDVVFGLAAGIWTQSMRRALEVSKRIQAGTVWVNMYRALSFMAPFGGYKESGLGRESGQEAIRNYLQTKTVWISTAEEISNPFIMK